CGGAACGCGGAAGCTGGATCGAGATCTCGGTCACCAAGCGGGACAGCGTCGCGATCCGCATCGACCAGGGCGGAAAGATCCCGGCGACCACGTTCCTGCGGGCCTGCTCGCCGGAGTTCTCCACGAACGCCGACATCATCCGCGTGTTCCACGAGACCCAGGAGGTCAAGCTCTCGGCCGCGGAGGAGGAGGCGCTCGTTGGAAAGGTCGTTGTCCAGGACGTCGTGGATCCCCAGAAGAACGAGAAGATCCTGGCCAGCGGGCAGAGGATCGCCAAGGGGATGGTCAAGCTCATGGAGGAGGCGGGGCTCAAGACGGTCGAGATCGTCGCCCGCCTGGACGACACCCTCATCCTCAACACGCTCGAGGAGGACGACACCCACTCCCACGAGGAGGCCCTTCTCAAGATCTACGGCCGCCTGCGTCCCGGGACGCCGCAGACGCCGGACAAGGCCAAGCAGCTCTTTTACGAACGGTTCTTCGACCCGCAGCGGTACCGTCTGGGGCGCGTGGGCCGGTTCCGGCTGAACCGGAAATTCGGGATGACCGTCCCGGAGACGGAGATGACGGTCCAGAAGGACGACGTCGTCCACTCGATCAAGTACATCATGAAGATGCGGCGGGGGGAGGGCGCTCCCGACGACATCGACCACCTGGGCAACCGCCGGGTGCGGACGATCGACGAGCTGGCCGGCGAGGAGGTGCGCAAGGGCTTCCTGCGCCTGAAGCGGTCGATCCTGGAACGCCTGAACATGGCGGTCCAGGACAACCTGACGCCCAAGAGCCTGATCAATTCGAAGACGGTTTCGAGCGCGATCGAGTACTTCTTCGGCCGCAGCGAGCTTTCGCAGGTGATCGACCAGACGAACCCGCTCTCCCAGCTGACGCACGAGCGGCGCCTGTCGGCCCTGGGGCCGGGCGGCCTGAACCGCAAGCGGGCCGGCTTCGAGGTGCGCGACGTGCACATCTCGCACTACGGGCGGGTGTGCCCGATCGAGACGCCGGAAGGCACCAACATCGGCCTGATCTCGTCCCTGGCGATTTACGCGAGCGTGGACGACTACGGGTTCCTCACGGCGCCGTACCGGGTGGTCAAGAACGGGCGGATCACCGACGAGGTCGTTCACCTGCGGGCCGACGAGGAGGTGGACAAGATCATGGCGCCGGCGGACGTCCAGACCGACAAGGACGGCCGCATTCACGGCTCCCGCGTCATGGGCCGGGTCAACGGCGAGTTCCAGTTCGTGGAGCCCGAGAAGATCCAGTACGTGGACGTGTCCCCGGCGCAGATCGTCGGGGTGTCCGCGTCGCTGATCCCGTTCCTGGAGCATGACGACGCGAACCGCGCGCTCATGGGATCCAACATGCAGCGCCAGGCGGTGCCGCTCGTTCTGACGGAGCCGCCCGTCGTGGCCACGGGGATGGAACGGTACGTGGCCGAGAACTCGGACATGGTCGTGAAGGCCCAGGAGGACGGCGTTGTCCGCAAAGCCACGGCCACCGAGATCGTCGTGCGGACGTCGGCGGGACGGGAGGTCGTCCACCGCCTGCGCAAGTATTACGGCCTGAACGAGCGCACCTGCCTCAACCAGAAGCCGATTGTCCGGGAGGGGGACCGGGTCCGCAAGGGCCAGGTGATCGCCGACGGGCCTTCGACGTGCCAGGGAGAGCTGGCGCTGGGGCGAAACGTGCTGGTCGCGTTCATGCCCTGGGACGGCTACAACTTCGAAGACGCGATCATCGTCTCCGAGCGGCTGGTCAAGGAGGACGCGTACACCTCGATCCACATCGAGGAGTTCGAGGTCGAGATCCGCGAGACCAAGCTCGGCAAGGAGGAGTTCACCCGGGACATCCCGAACGTTTCGGAGAAGATGCTCCGGAACCTCAACGAGGACGGCGTCGTCAAGGTGGGCACGCGGGTGAAGGCCGGGGACATCCTGGTCGGAAAGGTGGCCCCGAAGTCCAAGAGCGAGCTCACCCCGGAGGAGAAGCTGCTGCACGCCATCTTCGGCCGGGCCGGCGAGGACGTCAAGAACGAGTCCCTCGAGGTGCCTTCGGGCGTCGAGGGGATCGTGATCGATACGCGAAAGTTCTTCCGCAAGACGAATCTGTCGCCGGCCGAGAAGAAGAAGGTGAAGGAGGAGACCCGGCAGATCGAGAAGGAGATGTACAAGCGGATGAACGAGCTCATCGAGCACGCTCTGGACGACCTCA
The Planctomycetota bacterium DNA segment above includes these coding regions:
- the rpoB gene encoding DNA-directed RNA polymerase subunit beta yields the protein MTETIRFGRFKNILDVPALTELHVKAYDRFLQRDVAPDKRVDWGLESILRETFPIKNYDGTVALEYVHYEIGQPRYTPEECRMLRLTYGAPLKVRLRLVRPEGPIEEDVYLGEIPLMIGGGAFIVNGAERVLVNQLHRSPGIDFMEERVGDRKIHSCWIVPERGSWIEISVTKRDSVAIRIDQGGKIPATTFLRACSPEFSTNADIIRVFHETQEVKLSAAEEEALVGKVVVQDVVDPQKNEKILASGQRIAKGMVKLMEEAGLKTVEIVARLDDTLILNTLEEDDTHSHEEALLKIYGRLRPGTPQTPDKAKQLFYERFFDPQRYRLGRVGRFRLNRKFGMTVPETEMTVQKDDVVHSIKYIMKMRRGEGAPDDIDHLGNRRVRTIDELAGEEVRKGFLRLKRSILERLNMAVQDNLTPKSLINSKTVSSAIEYFFGRSELSQVIDQTNPLSQLTHERRLSALGPGGLNRKRAGFEVRDVHISHYGRVCPIETPEGTNIGLISSLAIYASVDDYGFLTAPYRVVKNGRITDEVVHLRADEEVDKIMAPADVQTDKDGRIHGSRVMGRVNGEFQFVEPEKIQYVDVSPAQIVGVSASLIPFLEHDDANRALMGSNMQRQAVPLVLTEPPVVATGMERYVAENSDMVVKAQEDGVVRKATATEIVVRTSAGREVVHRLRKYYGLNERTCLNQKPIVREGDRVRKGQVIADGPSTCQGELALGRNVLVAFMPWDGYNFEDAIIVSERLVKEDAYTSIHIEEFEVEIRETKLGKEEFTRDIPNVSEKMLRNLNEDGVVKVGTRVKAGDILVGKVAPKSKSELTPEEKLLHAIFGRAGEDVKNESLEVPSGVEGIVIDTRKFFRKTNLSPAEKKKVKEETRQIEKEMYKRMNELIEHALDDLKDVLGRAPVKGFEYGPKGSVKDLRQLKEKLSIAGMDIKGRRQYEDAEAILRNLFQQVEALENEREKRINQLTRGEELPTGVLEMVKVYVATKRNLSVGDKVAGRHGNKGVIARILPEEDMPFLEDGTPVDIVLNPLGVPSRMNVGQILETHLGWACRRLGLRAITPPFDGAKESEIEDLLEKAGLPRHGKVTLHDGRTGEPFDEKVTVGVMYIMKLHHLVDDKIHARATGPYSLITQQPLGGKARAGGQRFGEMEVWALEAYGAANVLQELLTVKSDDVDGRTKIYESMVRGENILEPGTPVSFEVLCNEIKGLGLSLKLEKQKEM